The DNA segment TATAAAGAAACGAATGAAGCCAATCCTACCTTTCCTACCAACCTTGCAGCAAGCGTGTcacagctgtcaaatttgtGTACGCCAAAATACGCAACTTCATTGTACCGTCCGAgtcattttgttgtttcaataaaatattcaccaaATAGCATCATGTCGGACAAGGAGAACAAGGATAAACCTAAGCTTGATCTCGGTCTTCTGGAAGAAGACGATGAATTCGAGGAGTTTCCCGCCGAAGGTACGTATATAGTTGATTGGTTCTGTTCACAGTAAGCGCGATTTGGGTTGGTTGAGGTCACGATGGACTTCCGGAAGATTTATCATTGATTGCCTTCGGAACTCGTTCTTTCTCATCGACAGACTGGGCCGGTAACAAGGAGGACGAAGAAGAACTGAGCGTATGGGAG comes from the Anopheles coluzzii chromosome 2, AcolN3, whole genome shotgun sequence genome and includes:
- the LOC120951642 gene encoding 26S proteasome complex subunit SEM1 encodes the protein MSDKENKDKPKLDLGLLEEDDEFEEFPAEDWAGNKEDEEELSVWEDNWDDDNVEDDFNQQLRAQLEKHK